In Vibrio sp. 10N, the following proteins share a genomic window:
- the gyrA gene encoding DNA topoisomerase (ATP-hydrolyzing) subunit A, which produces MSDLAKEITPVNIEDELRGSYLDYAMSVIVGRALPDVRDGLKPVHRRVLFAMNVLGNDWNKPYKKSARVVGDVIGKYHPHGDSAVYDTIVRMAQPFSLRYMLVDGQGNFGSIDGDSAAAMRYTEVRMAKIAHELLADLDKETVDYVPNYDGTEQIPAVLPTKIPNLLVNGASGIAVGMATNIPPHNLNEVIDGCLAYIKNEDITIDELMDYIPGPDFPTAALISGRKGIIDAYKTGRGKVYMRSKAEIEEDKNGKETIIVTEIPYQVNKARLIEKIAELVKDKKVEGISALRDESDKDGMRIVIECKRDAVGEVVLNNLYSQTQLQTTFGINMVALNNGQPQLFNLKDMLKCFVDHRREVVTRRTIFELRKARDRAHILEALSLALANIDEVIELIKNAPTPAEAKVGLVSRGWELGSVASMLERAGTDAARPDWLEDQYGIRDGLYYLTEQQAQAILELRLHRLTGLEHEKILDEYKALLEEIAELMHILASTERLMEVITEELEEVQATYGDERRSEITAAVHDIDMEELIAREDVVVTLSHEGYVKYQYLSDYEAQRRGGKGKSATKMKDEDYIERLLVANTHDNILCFSTRGKTYRLKVYQLPQASRTARGKPIVNILPLEEGERITAILPVSEFSADKYIFMATGDGTVKKTSLDQFSNVRSNGLIAVNLRDDDSLIGVDITNGDSDVMLFSKQGKVVRFSEDKVRAMGRTAAGVRGMKLADDDQVVSLIVPSNEGDILTVTQNGYGKRTELEEYPTKGRATQGVVSIKVSERNGPVVGAVQVEEGDEMMMITDAGTLVRTRVAEVSQVGRNTQGVTLIRTASDESVVGLQRIDEVEELAEVEGEEGTEGAVADAAATDAPEAPAADDASEE; this is translated from the coding sequence ATGAGCGATCTAGCTAAAGAGATCACGCCCGTAAACATTGAAGATGAGCTGAGAGGCTCATATCTCGACTACGCGATGTCAGTTATCGTGGGTCGTGCTCTTCCAGATGTGCGTGATGGCCTAAAACCAGTACACCGCCGCGTTTTGTTCGCGATGAATGTACTAGGTAATGATTGGAATAAACCATATAAAAAGTCTGCCCGTGTTGTCGGCGACGTAATCGGTAAATATCACCCACACGGTGATAGTGCTGTATACGACACTATTGTTCGTATGGCTCAGCCGTTCTCGCTTCGCTACATGTTGGTAGATGGTCAAGGTAACTTCGGTTCCATTGACGGCGATTCAGCGGCGGCAATGCGTTATACCGAAGTCCGCATGGCTAAAATCGCTCATGAGCTGTTAGCAGACCTAGACAAAGAAACCGTTGATTATGTTCCTAACTATGATGGAACAGAGCAAATTCCAGCGGTTCTGCCAACTAAGATTCCAAACCTACTAGTAAACGGTGCTTCTGGTATCGCGGTAGGTATGGCGACTAACATTCCTCCGCATAACTTGAATGAAGTTATCGATGGCTGTTTGGCGTACATCAAGAACGAAGACATCACGATTGATGAGCTCATGGATTACATCCCAGGCCCAGATTTCCCGACAGCGGCACTGATCAGTGGCCGTAAAGGCATCATCGATGCTTACAAGACGGGTCGTGGTAAGGTCTACATGCGTTCTAAAGCAGAGATCGAAGAAGACAAGAATGGCAAAGAAACCATTATTGTTACCGAGATCCCTTATCAGGTGAACAAAGCTCGCCTAATCGAAAAGATTGCAGAGCTTGTTAAAGATAAGAAAGTAGAAGGCATTAGCGCACTACGTGATGAGTCTGATAAAGACGGTATGCGCATTGTTATCGAATGTAAGCGTGACGCGGTAGGTGAAGTGGTTCTAAACAATCTGTATTCACAGACTCAGCTGCAAACGACGTTCGGCATCAACATGGTTGCCCTAAACAATGGTCAACCACAGCTGTTCAACCTTAAGGACATGCTGAAGTGCTTCGTTGATCACCGCCGTGAGGTTGTGACTCGTCGTACTATCTTCGAACTTCGTAAAGCAAGAGACCGTGCTCATATCCTTGAAGCGCTATCGCTAGCCCTTGCGAACATCGATGAAGTTATCGAACTTATCAAAAACGCACCAACCCCTGCTGAAGCGAAGGTCGGTCTAGTTTCTCGTGGTTGGGAGCTAGGTAGCGTAGCATCAATGCTAGAGCGTGCCGGTACTGACGCGGCTCGTCCAGATTGGCTAGAAGACCAATACGGTATCCGTGACGGTCTGTACTACCTAACTGAGCAACAAGCTCAAGCGATTCTAGAACTTCGCCTACACCGTCTAACTGGTCTAGAGCACGAGAAGATCCTAGATGAGTACAAAGCACTTCTAGAAGAGATTGCAGAATTAATGCACATCCTTGCAAGCACAGAGCGCTTGATGGAAGTGATCACCGAAGAGCTAGAAGAAGTTCAAGCAACTTACGGTGACGAGCGTCGCAGCGAAATTACGGCTGCCGTTCACGACATTGATATGGAAGAGCTGATCGCTCGTGAAGACGTAGTAGTTACTCTGTCTCACGAAGGTTACGTGAAGTATCAATACCTAAGCGACTACGAAGCTCAGCGTCGTGGTGGTAAAGGTAAGAGTGCAACTAAGATGAAGGATGAGGATTACATCGAGCGTCTGCTTGTTGCTAATACTCACGACAACATCTTGTGCTTCTCAACTCGCGGTAAGACTTACCGTCTGAAAGTATATCAATTGCCACAAGCGAGCCGTACAGCTCGTGGTAAGCCTATCGTTAACATTCTTCCACTAGAAGAAGGTGAGCGTATCACGGCTATCCTGCCAGTGTCTGAGTTCAGCGCTGATAAGTACATCTTTATGGCAACTGGCGACGGTACTGTGAAGAAGACATCACTGGATCAGTTCTCTAACGTGCGTTCTAACGGCCTAATCGCTGTGAACCTACGTGACGATGACTCGCTAATCGGTGTTGATATCACTAACGGCGACAGTGACGTGATGCTGTTCTCTAAGCAGGGTAAAGTGGTTCGCTTTAGCGAAGACAAAGTCCGTGCAATGGGTCGTACTGCGGCAGGTGTTCGCGGTATGAAGCTGGCTGACGATGACCAAGTTGTGTCTCTGATTGTTCCTTCAAACGAAGGTGATATTCTAACAGTGACGCAAAATGGTTACGGTAAGCGTACTGAGCTTGAAGAGTACCCAACTAAGGGTCGTGCAACACAAGGTGTGGTTTCAATCAAAGTCTCTGAGCGAAACGGTCCAGTTGTTGGCGCTGTCCAAGTTGAAGAAGGCGACGAAATGATGATGATCACCGATGCAGGTACGCTAGTACGTACTCGCGTTGCAGAGGTGAGCCAAGTCGGTCGTAACACTCAAGGTGTCACGCTAATCCGTACTGCTTCTGATGAGTCTGTAGTAGGTCTACAGCGCATCGATGAAGTGGAAGAGTTAGCAGAAGTTGAAGGTGAAGAGGGGACAGAAGGCGCAGTAGCAGATGCTGCAGCAACCGATGCTCCTGAAGCACCAGCAGCGGACGACGCTTCTGAAGAGTAA
- a CDS encoding methyl-accepting chemotaxis protein, translated as MRLMDSIAKKLVLAIATIMVTISIFASYFIVNQRSASVESQVTQEVQLVTEKTVRSIHEFFRERSRVVTTLAENPFINNWFANYTQRGSNIDSDPTYQSIVDTFQSISKHDPLIKSVFYAPANTHEYFDLNGRYNNLDYYTTKRPWWFEALEKDRLFITKPQIDANDKSIVTSIKTTVKDNKQQLIGVLGIDILGTEIKQGLIDKMRYQGVGTGFLIASDGGIIAFNDTQDRIDMSTLPTLADIDKVFANTSGFAELQNQVSRQQQTIGSVSFNGKPHLVFVEAVTDPTLELDWRVGFMVPETLISEPIQATFWGTVTVILLVLIISGIAMLVIINRFLTKPLNNVVTAMDNIAVGEGDLTQRLEYQHDDELGKLSRSFNIFVNDIQQTTQLSLRTTEQVTNDAIELHRIAEHFGNTIGRQKSYIEQIATASTEMSQTISGIADNAQTAQQHASDASTNSQQSQTLTHDASTLMNDIYQDVSKSEEVVAVLNDNATAITSVLEVIKGVAEQTNLLALNAAIEAARAGEQGRGFAVVADEVRTLAQRTQESTVDIEGIIATLQSSAANAVDSLRIGRSKTEQGVDMIAEVDNKLREIHQTMEMIDSQSQEIASMVNEQAIASGEISQQTVSVDQLAEDSVADTRKMLSKIDKQLEMMEELKKTIGKFKVS; from the coding sequence CGAGTTCTTTCGCGAGCGCTCACGTGTGGTCACAACCTTGGCAGAAAACCCGTTTATTAACAACTGGTTTGCCAACTATACTCAGCGGGGCTCTAACATAGATAGCGACCCTACCTATCAGTCGATTGTTGATACCTTTCAATCTATTTCAAAGCACGATCCATTGATCAAATCGGTTTTCTACGCCCCAGCCAATACTCATGAATACTTCGATCTCAACGGTCGTTATAACAATCTTGACTATTACACTACCAAGCGACCTTGGTGGTTTGAAGCACTAGAAAAAGATCGCCTTTTCATTACAAAACCACAAATTGATGCCAACGATAAAAGTATTGTTACTTCAATTAAAACTACGGTGAAAGATAATAAGCAGCAACTTATTGGTGTCTTAGGCATTGATATTCTAGGGACAGAAATCAAGCAAGGCTTGATAGATAAAATGCGCTATCAAGGTGTTGGCACTGGCTTTTTAATTGCTTCTGATGGTGGCATCATCGCATTTAACGATACTCAAGACCGTATTGACATGTCGACACTGCCTACTCTAGCCGACATTGACAAAGTATTTGCCAATACCTCTGGATTTGCCGAACTTCAAAATCAAGTCAGCCGCCAGCAACAAACCATTGGTTCTGTATCATTTAACGGTAAGCCTCACCTAGTATTTGTGGAAGCCGTTACTGACCCAACTCTCGAACTGGATTGGCGTGTTGGCTTCATGGTGCCGGAGACCTTAATTAGCGAGCCAATTCAAGCGACTTTCTGGGGAACAGTCACGGTGATTCTGTTGGTGCTGATCATCAGCGGCATCGCCATGTTGGTCATCATTAATCGCTTCTTAACTAAGCCTTTAAACAATGTTGTCACCGCTATGGACAATATCGCTGTAGGCGAAGGCGATCTAACACAACGTTTGGAATACCAACATGATGATGAGCTAGGCAAACTGAGTCGCTCGTTTAACATCTTTGTCAACGATATCCAGCAGACTACACAGCTTAGCCTTCGAACCACTGAGCAAGTCACTAACGATGCGATTGAACTGCATCGTATCGCTGAGCACTTTGGCAACACCATTGGCCGTCAAAAGAGCTACATTGAGCAAATTGCCACCGCTTCGACGGAGATGTCACAAACGATCAGTGGCATTGCGGACAATGCACAGACAGCGCAACAACATGCTTCGGATGCGTCAACGAATTCTCAGCAGAGCCAAACATTAACCCATGATGCAAGCACTCTGATGAATGACATCTACCAAGATGTCTCTAAATCTGAGGAAGTAGTTGCCGTTCTTAATGACAATGCCACCGCAATCACTAGTGTACTTGAGGTGATTAAAGGCGTCGCGGAGCAAACGAACCTACTCGCGCTCAACGCCGCGATTGAAGCCGCTCGTGCAGGTGAGCAAGGACGTGGGTTTGCAGTCGTTGCTGACGAAGTTCGTACCCTAGCCCAGCGTACTCAAGAGTCTACTGTGGATATTGAAGGCATCATCGCCACGCTACAAAGCTCTGCGGCAAACGCGGTAGATTCTCTGCGCATTGGCCGCTCAAAAACCGAGCAAGGTGTGGATATGATTGCGGAAGTCGACAATAAGCTACGCGAAATTCATCAAACGATGGAAATGATCGACTCTCAGTCTCAAGAGATCGCATCTATGGTGAATGAGCAAGCCATCGCTTCCGGTGAAATCAGTCAGCAGACCGTGTCTGTGGATCAACTGGCCGAAGACAGCGTGGCAGACACACGCAAGATGCTAAGCAAAATCGACAAACAGCTTGAAATGATGGAAGAGCTTAAGAAGACGATTGGGAAGTTTAAGGTAAGCTAA
- the ubiG gene encoding bifunctional 2-polyprenyl-6-hydroxyphenol methylase/3-demethylubiquinol 3-O-methyltransferase UbiG, with protein sequence MDKQQNVDLDEIRKFEEMASRWWDLEGEFKPLHQINPLRLNYVLEKANGLFGKTVLDVGCGGGILAESMAKQGANVTGLDMGKEPLEVARLHALETGTKLDYVQSTVEDHAAENAGKYDVVTCMEMLEHVPDPASVIASCAKLVKPGGQVFFSTLNRNLQSYLFAIVGAEKLLKIVPDGTHSHDKFIKPSELIKMIDATELIEKGITGLSYNPLTDSYKLGKRVDVNYIVYTEKSL encoded by the coding sequence ATGGATAAGCAACAAAACGTCGATCTAGACGAAATCAGAAAATTTGAAGAGATGGCAAGCCGTTGGTGGGACCTAGAGGGCGAGTTTAAACCTCTGCATCAAATCAACCCACTGCGCCTTAACTATGTGCTGGAAAAAGCCAATGGCCTTTTCGGCAAGACCGTACTCGATGTCGGTTGTGGTGGTGGTATCTTAGCTGAGAGCATGGCCAAGCAAGGTGCTAACGTCACTGGTTTGGATATGGGCAAAGAGCCACTGGAAGTCGCACGCCTGCATGCACTAGAGACTGGTACCAAACTCGACTACGTTCAAAGCACAGTCGAAGACCATGCCGCTGAAAACGCAGGTAAATACGACGTAGTGACCTGTATGGAGATGCTTGAGCATGTTCCGGATCCTGCATCCGTGATTGCTTCTTGTGCAAAACTGGTCAAGCCTGGTGGTCAAGTGTTCTTCTCTACGCTTAACCGCAACCTACAATCCTATTTGTTTGCCATTGTTGGTGCTGAGAAACTACTTAAAATCGTTCCAGACGGCACTCATAGCCATGACAAGTTCATCAAGCCTTCTGAGCTTATTAAGATGATTGATGCTACCGAGCTGATTGAAAAAGGCATTACTGGCCTATCCTACAACCCGCTCACCGATAGCTACAAGCTAGGCAAACGTGTCGACGTTAACTATATCGTCTATACCGAAAAGTCACTGTAG